Proteins co-encoded in one Vidua macroura isolate BioBank_ID:100142 chromosome 13, ASM2450914v1, whole genome shotgun sequence genomic window:
- the LOC128814115 gene encoding uncharacterized protein LOC128814115: protein MALALRLFLLLLLAVALPARAAQAAPLQARGADEHARKASPAAWLHADFQPLKPPAGVSAGRTFPGPLVDVAHKPGSHRRGPLRRKNKPTGERKSLEASKHLEQILSDVERRGDAAGTSTHADKTWKSMRRVFCWGTPCLVKLMATVLGVALCLMICSVGIWYCWKRKWCSCPSSEDKPNNSGKVNLTRVSSSSLLSPSALPQLQHPLEPFPKLIPPENPPPLSPLVLFPNYN from the exons ATGGCCCTTGCTCTgcgcctcttcctcctgctcctcctggccgtggccctgcctgccagggctgcccaggctgctccgcTGCAAGCGCGGGGAGCAG ATGAGCATGCTAGGaaggcttctccagcagcttggCTCCATGCAGATTTCCAGCCTCTTAAGCCTCCTGCAG gtgtgtctgcagggaggacttTCCCAGGTCCTCTGGTGGATGTTGCACACAAGCCCGGCTCCCATCGCAGGG GTCCCCTGAGAAGGAAGAACAAACCTACAGGAGAGAGGAAGTCCCTGGAGGCATCCAAACATCTGGAACAAATCCTGAGTGATGTGGAGAGACGTGgtg ATGCAGCCGGCACCTCAACACATGCTGACAAGACCTGGAAAAGCATGAGAAGAGTTTTCTGCTGGGGAACACCTTGTTTGGTTAAGTTGATGGCCACTGTGCTTGGTGTAGCACTGTGCCTGATGATTTGCTCTGTTGGAATCTGGTAttgctggaagagaaaatg gtgCTCCTGCCCATCTTCAGAAGACAAGCCTAACAACTCCGGCAAAGTGAACTTGACCCGTGTTTCCAGCTCTTCACTTCTGTCCCCATCTGCCCTGCCGCAGCTGCAGCACCCTCTTGAGCCCTTTCCAAAACTCATCCCTCCAGAAAACCCTCCGCCCCTGAGCCCCCTGGTCCTGTTCCCCAACTATAACTAA